Proteins encoded by one window of Mustela erminea isolate mMusErm1 chromosome 5, mMusErm1.Pri, whole genome shotgun sequence:
- the LOC116589939 gene encoding olfactory receptor 4K3 — translation MAWNNQSVITEFILQGLSSSWELQIFYFLFFSIVYAATVLGNLLIVLTILSEPRLHSPMYFLLGNLSFIDMSLASFATPKMIADFLSEHKAISFEGCITQIFFLHLLGGAEIVLLISMSFDRYVAICKPLRYLTIMSRRMCVGLVTLSWIVGIFHAMSQLAFTVNLPFCGPNEVDSFFCDLPLVIKLACVDTYILGVFMISTSGMIALVCFVLLVISYTIILVTVRQRSSGGSSKALSTCSAHFTVVTLFFGPCIFIYVWPFTNFPIDKVLSVFYTIFTPLLNPVIYTLRNKDVKDSMRKLSRHIFKSRKTDLTP, via the coding sequence ATGGCCTGGAATAATCAGTCAGTCATAACTGAATTCATACTACAGGGTCTCTCCAGTTCTTGGGAACTCCAGATCttctatttcctgtttttctccatAGTATATGCAGCCACTGTACTGGGTAACCTCCTTATTGTGCTCACCATCCTGTCAGAGCCACGCCTTCACTCACCCATGTACTTTTTGCTGGGCAATCTCTCCTTCATTGACATGTCTCTGGCTTCATTCGCCACCCCCAAAATGATTGCAGATTTCCTCAGTGAGCACAAAGCCATCTCTTTTGAAGGATGCATCACTCAGATATTTTTCCTGCATCTGTTAGGGGGTGCTGAGATTGTACTGCTGATATCTATGTCTTTTGATAGGTACGTGGCTATATGTAAACCTTTACGTTACTTAACCATTATGAGCCGAAGAATGTGCGTTGGGCTTGTAACACTTTCATGGATTGTTGGCATCTTCCATGCTATGAGTCAGTTAGCATTTACTGTCAATCTGCCTTTCTGTGGACCCAATGAAGTGGATAGCTTCTTTTGTGACCTCCCCTTGGTGATCAAACTTGCCTGTGTAGACACATACATTCTGGGAGTGTTCATGATCTCAACCAGTGGCATGATTGCCCTGGTGTGTTTTGTCCTCTTGGTGATTTCCTACACTATAATCCTGGTCACTGTTCGGCAACGTTCCTCTGGTGGGTCCTCTAAAGCACTTTCTACTTGCAGTGCCCACTTCACTGTTGTGACCCTTTTCTTTGGCCCATGCATCTTCATCTATGTATGGCCTTTCACAAACTTCCCAATAGACAAAGTGCTCTCAGTATTTTATACCATTTTCACTCCCCTCTTGAATCCAGTGATCTATACCCTTAGAAATAAAGATGTCAAGGATTCCATGAGAAAACTTAGCAGACATATCTTTAAGTCTAGGAAGACTGATCTTACCCCTTGA